The DNA region GCGAAGAAGGTACTACTAGTACACACACTCTCGGCTATCCTTAGCCTACGCgcgagggggggcgtgtggaGAGAACGAGAGAGAGGCGCTCAAGCCGAGACTTTGCCTGTAAGGTTGCATGGAACTAGGTCCTCCGTGCAGACAGCAACGGATCGAACTAAGAAAGTATCCAAAAGAtcctcccatccatccccgGGAGGCAGCATGACCCTCTACGGAAGGCTGGCCGTCatccgtcctcgtcgtcgacctaCATAAAGCCGACCACCCGTCTGCCGCTCGACCTTCGGTTTTCCTTCACCTCTTCTCTTTCTCCCTCATCATCCACTCGCTCATCAGCCAAAAGTACACTCGTTGTTCTTACACTAAATCATACACATAACAACACACACATAGCACACACACCTCTCCACAACCTTCACAATGAAgttcaccgccgccgctatcgtcgccttcgccgccctggccagcGCTCAGACGCTCGCCGACATCCCGTCGTGTGCTATACCCTGCCTCGACAGCTCCATCAAGAAGAACACTGAGTGCAGCACCACGGACGTCTCTTGCATCTGCAAGAGCTTTGACAAGATCCAGGGTGATGCCACCACCTGCGTCATTGACAAGTGCGGCACCGACGCAGCCCTTAGTATGTCTTCTCCCTCCTGTTAATGTGGTAGTCCCTTGACCACGGCGTGAGCTCTTACTGACGTGCTTCACTTGCAGACAAGGTCCTCCCTGCGGCTACGGCTCTCTGCaagaacggcggcggcggcggctcttccgccccggcctcgtcctctgctgctgcctccaCTTCCTCGGCCccggcctcgtccgcccCTGCCTCGTCCTCTGCTCCGGCGACCcagagcggcagcgcctcggccaccggCTCTGCTCCCGCCACCACCCTGAAGCCCACCGGCCCCAGCCAGACGGGCAACGGCACTCAGCCCACCTCGTCTTCCCCCGTCACTGCCGGTGCCGCTGGCTTCGCCCCCGTCGGCGGTCTCGCCATGCTGGCTCTCGGTGCCCTGGCTCTGTAAGGACCTCAGCTTATGGTTGTGAAGAAAGGCCGCGCGCCTCCCTAGGCATTACGAGCATGAACCCATGCACGAAGGCTGCGAAGGGGCGTCTCATCACGTTGGGAAGCGTGGCAGTCTCGTCACAGACGAGAGGCTCGTCTCTGACGTGGTGCTGATAGACGGCAATGTTGTGTATGCGTTTGGATCGGGTCAGGGACTCACCTCGACAGAGGGATACATGGTACTCGAAGACAGAATAACCACCAGTATACTGGCTAATGATAATTGCAACTCTGTATATTCATGTCGCTCGCTCGATACGCTCTGCCGCTTTGTGACATGATGTACTCTGtaccctcccccccgtccaTTTTGAACCGAGTGCCGCGGAAACAACCTTGCACCCTACGTGCACACGCtgaccaaaaaaaaaaaaacaacCGGACACTTGACGCACGTCGATTGAGTCTGCTTGGGCAGGTACCACCGCAAGACGCCACCGAACAGGCGAAGGCGCTGGTCTCTGTCTTTTTCCGTCGGCGCCTCACAGCTGGTCGTGCATTCTTGCGTACTAGCTCAGCCACAATGGCGTCGGTCGTGGCACGCACCTGCGCTGACGAGCCAGCATCTGCTTTTACTCGCACTCGCGCAAAACAGACTTTTTTGTTGCTGTCTGCATCATCAAGCCTCAGAAccttgtgtgtgtgcgtgtgtgtgtgtgtgcttcCGAAGGGGAatttgggggggggggggggcgggggttGGCCCAGCCATCGCGCGGgacacagcagcagccacccaAAGATAGATCGCATCCGGGCCCAAGGACCTCCCGCTCTCTCCGTCTCTCGTTTTTCTCAACTTTTGTCCCATCCATGGCAACCAGCAAGTGGCGGCGTGTCCTCAAACCAtcgtgcatgcgtgcattgggcgggcggtagtagtagtagtagtagtagtagtaccttAGTCAGTAGCAGAAACGCGATTCATTTGTTGCATTCGGCACGTTGCGAAATATGTACGAATCGCTGCAAGTATCCTTCGTTGGATAGGCGGCCCAATTGGGACACTGGCGGGCTCATGTCTGCAATTGAGAAGGGTCGGATTGGCAAACGAGCTGCGGGTTTCGTCTCTGTGCAGTTACTGTACTGTACAAGgcacgtatgtatgtatgtacgtgcgGATCACTCTGTGTTGGGAAGCAGGTGCCGGTTGCATGTGCACTGAGGCGCCTTGAAGTCACTTGCAACTGGGCAGCACCGCATGTGGGAAGCGCACGTACGAACATACGGGCAAAGAACAAGGGTGCGGGAGTAGGTACCCTAGACTCATACGATATTGACGTTCGTTGGTCGTCCAATTCCCTGATCTCcaggctcgacggccagTTAGGCGGTTAGGCGGTGGTTCGCTGGTTTCGTCACCGGGGTAGggccggcaaaggcggcgacgacggtcaTAGCGGGTTTGTTGGGAAAGGGCCAGCTATACGGAGGCCTAGAACAGAGGGGCATCGTGGCACTGGACAGATAGGTAGCCTTTCCGATGCATTGGGAACCGAAAAGAAaagcagaagaagaggcAGACAAGAAAGAGCCTGTTGCCCTCGCCAACGGGTATTGTGGCTTTCGGGGgtagtactgtactgtaATATCTCCCATGCCAAAGTCCGTTGGGAGAGTTGGTCGCATTACTCTTGGCCGGTCACGTCAGCCCGGCAGTTGCTGTGCAGCCAGACCTACAACAggatcccccccccctatAACCTTGGAGCGCCGGCTCTCCGGGATGTTCAAGCTACGTTATCCCCTATCCCGCGGTTGTGCGTGTCCATAGCCATAAGACGGTCAAGCGGTCACCATGCACCGCAGGTACTATTAGGCATTATAATGTATGCAGTGCCTAGTACCTAAGGTTCATACACTAGGTGCTACTGCATTGAGAAGTAGGAACACCGCAGTCTCTCACCCACTCTTCTGGACGGAccagcgggcgccgcgacgaggcggcttgggggtggtggggtgGTGGACGCGCGGTAGGTACGTGCGCGCGGGGAGGATGAGGTCCTTCGTATATGTCTGAGAGAGCTGAGGAACAAGATGCAGCGGCGGTTgggtgccgacgccgaagGGCATGTCCTTTCCAttgggggggaagggaagggggagggggggggggttcctcGGTCAATAATACCCCTGCATTCGTTGATGAGGTTCCAGGTTGCTGGCCGCGTTGGCTTGGCGACCTGCCAGTTCCCGCGAATGGGGGGAAGGGGGTttgcttgccttgccttgccttgctggCGCGGCAGGCTCAGCTCGTGTTGGGAGGCAGGCGTGGGCAGCGGTCCAGTGACGACGGATCGTGCAGTCGGCGAACAGTGCGCTCGTCCACCCCATGGGTTAGGAAACTGCGAAAAACGTCTGTGGCGCGACGATGAGTCCATGTCAGGACGCAGAGTGGCCTGGTGCGGCTTCGAACCCAGGTAGAGTACGAATGTAGTCACAGTGTGATGGAAATAAAACAGCCATTCTCTTTTGCGAGGTAGGTAACTGTAATTCGCCATTTTCAATCATCACTGCCCCGCAAGGATTGTATGTGGTATGTACGCTCTCACTCGGCTCgtgccgcggccgggcggaTGTTGCAATCCTGCCTGATAGTCAGCCCGCGCGGGACGCAATGTAGCATTGTGCAATGCCTGTTTTGCTCGGGGAAAAAAAAATGTAACGCATACACTACAGCAGGGCGTATTAACACTGTGGCATACTTCTTCGTATGTAGGTATGTACTGTACAATGTACCAACTGACGTGAAacataggtacctacctaccttaggtacctacctgtagCTGGCCTGGATAATCAAACCACCTCACCTGTTCGAGATGTGCCCCTCCGTCTAGGTTGCATTCGTTGCACGGCAGTGAGTGCAACGATCGACACCAGGGCCCGATTCATGTCCCTCTGGCAATGATccaagcgcgcgcgcggccccTTCTCGAGCCCTGCCACTCGTACTTGGCCTGCGTCAACGGACGTCAGATTTTTTTTAGCTTCGGTGGTGCTGCCTTGGTCAGAGGTCGTTAGCCTTCACGGCTTGCAGGCCGTGGCTGCATGAgaccggctggccggccacgCGCGTGCCGCCTTCCCCCTcaagggcgagcgagccgtcGCACTGCAGTGCATGTTACCGCGACTCGGCGAGGCTTGGCCCGatgcgggggcggcggcgtcggcgatgatgcccatgatgatgacgacgacgacgaagactgGTTCTAtaacggcgccgccggtcgaTATGTGTCTCGGGCGCAGTGCGACAGCATAGGCGGCCGTGCCGCGAGAATACATGCATATGAGTCGTTTCACCTCGCACCCACTCGCCATGCTCTTTCAACGACCCGGACGTtgcggcgcatcgtcgtggtGACCGCTGTAGGTAGCCTCCGGCTCAGCGTCAGGTCGCTCTAGTGTCACCAGTCGTCTACGCGGCCCCCAGCTGGGAACAATGACCCTGTCCGCCATCACGGCCACTACCGATCAGTGCTTTCGCAAGGCCAGGCAGGGTCGGGTAAGGCAAAGCAAGTGCAAGACGAACTGCGGCTTGACACTCACCCATTGACCCCCCATCGATCAGTTCATCCCCAGCGGCCGGTGGTGCCGCGGGCTGGTCCGTCAAAGAGCGGGCTTGCCTTCCTGGCTGGAGCACAATTCCGTGGATCAATGCCACCCGGGGCCCCGTTGCAGATCTGTGCGACGCGTTGCGGCCGGCCAAGCTCCGCCTGCTGTccggccgtcgcgtcgcgaaccgtacgaagtacaatATCGATGTCAGGGAATCAATGGGTTGCCGATTCATGCCTCCGCGCGACATATGTTTAGAATTTCCATGTTCTCTTTTAAACGCATGTGACGATCAAGTGGCTCGTCTCTCAGAAGCCAACCCTTTGGCTCGCCCGAGGCCGCATGAGGTCTTACCGTCACAACGGGCGACGCAGGACGCCGTCCCGATATCTCGGGAGGCAACGCGAGCCTTCCGACATGATTACACCGTGCGGACTTGACAGGTTACAGCGCAGGCGCTTGTACGAATGTATGCATGCACGCTGCCATTTATCGTTGGGCGCTTGAATGTCGgatcgcgccgcccgcgcatCGAACGATGTTGGGGTCTCCTTGGTCTAGCAACTCCCCTCGGTCTATCAACGCTGTTTCCGTGTCTACAATTCGTATAAAGGAAAAGATCGCATGCGCGCACGCCGTTACTCGTCGGGACATGCCCGTACCCAACGCAATGGGGCCAGTTGCCTCCCACCAACTACACCTTCATGCCTCGCTCAATCTCGTCCACCCAGCCGCATACCCTCTTCGCCACGATCCAGCTGTTATCTATCCAGCTCCGAAAGTTAGCTCATAGTAGTAGTATGTAGATAACTGCAGGCTTCATCAGTTCAAGCAGCGGAATGAAGTGGCAACGTACGCTCTGTCGTGCAGAATGCATGCGGGAgaccgccgccctcgtccaccgcGATGCTCGTCGCCCCACCCCTTTTGCCATGCTGCCTCCTCCGCTCGATGAACTCGTCCCGCGCGTGGTCGGCAACCCAGTGGTCCCTCTTGCCGTAAAAGAGAAAGAACTTGGGCGTCGTCTCAGAtgtcgccgccccgtcgcggCCCTTGGCGTCATCCTCCTTGGATACCTCCCACAGCTCCTCTCCCCACGTCTCCTCGCGCACGCCGTCCAGCTCCGACAGGCCGAGATGCAGCGCCTGACGGATCCCGTCGCGGCTTTTGAGCCActcggccgtgacggcggccgcatgCGCCGAGAAGCCCATGAAGCGCTCGATGAGCCACCGCAGCGCCCCTTCCGTCCAGGGCGCGAGTGCGAGGCGGGCAATGTGtggcgcgacggcagcgaggccggGGACATCGCGCAATGcctgcacccgccgcccgctcgggGAGGCTCCGATGGACACGATGGTCGGGAAGAGCAGGAAGCCGTGGCGCAGACGGAGGTGCGACGACCCTCCGGATGGAGTCTGCGCGTGACGGTGAAACACCTCGAGAGCAATGTACGAGCCGATGGAATGCCCCGCTAGTATGACAAAGTCATACGGAATCCGGGGGGCTTGTTGCATGTTGTCGGCCggacccggcggcggaggacagtcggcggcggcggcggcggcgggatccCGGCCACGGCTCCGTGCGGCCACGTCGCTGTACATGGCGTCAATCTGCCCGTTCAGGTCCCACGGCTGCGGACCCCCGGCCCGCCCGGGCGCGGCAAACGGCTCATGCTCGGCATCGCTGAAGCCAAGGAGGTTTCTGCCGTAGATGTCGTACGCGGTGCgcgggccagccgccgcggcgtcgagcatgCCGTGcaaggcgccgaggaagtCGGCATAGTATCCGACGAGACCTGGATTGCCGCAGATGAAGTAGATGAGCGCGCGGCGGTTAGGTGATCGGATTCCGGAGGGGTGCCATATTGAGGATATcatggcgcggcgcccgcgataCCGTGACCGTCTGCTGGGCTTGTGGGGTGTAGGTGTGTGTGACGCGGAAGTAAGTCGATGCGTGGATGGGATCAGAAGTTCAGAACATGGGAGGTGGCGCCGTTGCCTGTGTGGGGCGGGCCGCGATGCACATGTCGGCGTCCGGCACAGAACGACCGCCGAGAGAAGCAAGCGTAATCAAACTCCGGACATACTAAAGGAATTTCTGTTTCCATTAAATGTGGTATTTCAGCATCGGTATCAATTGCAAACCATGCAAACCATCAAAGCAACAACACTTGGGTCCATGGGCGCGCACTTGTCTCGATTTTGTTGGTGATGAACCGTTCGTCTCATTAATGATACTTCGTTCTGTCACAGGCAGTGAGACTGTTACGAAACGTAACCTGAGATGGACGCTGgtgtttctctctctctctcgctcgagGAAGTGTTCTACAAATGGAAAGACGTCCTAATCCATTGCTCCCCACGCTCTGCTCTTCAAACATGAATTTGCTCTTCGAACATGCATTAAGCGCAATAGATTGCATGCAAAGCTTAGGAGTCATAATAGGGATATCGATATCTTTGGCCCTCTCGAAGGCCATATAGACGATGCCGGTGCCAGTCATAGTCCACTATGTATCCTGTTAGCAACGCCCGACGTTAAACAGCCGCCCATGCCACTCACTGCCAGAATCAAGCTTGACGTCTTCAAAGCACATGTGAATCCAATATCCATCTCTCCGCGTCGCGGGCCGCTCAAGACTCTCCACGTCCGCATCATCGCTTGTCGCTTTCGGTGTCTCTCTCCAGCACTTGAGCCCCTCAATGTCCGCTCGCTGGAGCCTCGTCTTAGCCTCGCCCTGCCTCTCTAGGAGGTACAGGTCGATGACCTCGTACCACTCCCACTTGGAGCACGACACCAGCACCtcggcgctcggcggcgcaaTCCTCTCCAGCAGGCCGTCGATTTCGGGGAACAGACGCTCGtgcagcgcgcgcgagagcACCTCGGCGCTCTCGTACGGCCACTCCAGccccgtcgcctcgtcgacctcccCGTACGCCAGCGTGTGGAAGCTGATGCGAAGATGGCGCagggaggggaagaggggcGCCTTGAAGGGCGGGGAGCCCTTGCGACCCGTGAAGCCCTGGCGAAGCGCGACCTGCTTCGGCTTCCACACGAGCTCGAGTGATGTCATCTCCGATAGCCGCTGTCGCGGGACCAGGTCCTGGATGCAGCGGAGGAGAATGGGCGACCTTATGTGGATGGTGTTTGTCTTGTATATCACCTCGACCCCTTCGGCATACCTATGAAGCCAGCTGTCTGTTAGCTTTCCACACCAAATgcatgacggcgatgacgacgaaaACACCTGTCCAGTGGTAGCGAAAACCTACGCCTGTCTGCACGCCAGCAGCCATCCTAATACGCCAATCTGGCACTTGCCGGGCCACTGTCCCGGCCACTTGTTGCACTCCCCCGCGCCCTCCAGACAGCGGTCATCGTCCGGCTCGCGAAAGTGGTTCCACGGGTTATTGCGCCGCCTGCCTAGTGGGAGGAGAGCCGGccccgcctcttcctcctccggcgACGGGAACCGGTGGCACACGCAGCCGAACCAGCGCCATcgcttgccctcgccgggcagcaggtgcgcctcgcggccgccgggcgccAGGTAGTCGTATATGCGCGCATGTATGCCCCAGCCCTCGTACGGCCTCTTCGTGATCAGGTTGTGCCGCTTCCGGAAGCTGAGGTCCATGTGCAACGTCCGATCGCCAAACGCGAGCATCAGGATGTGGCGGCGCACTTCCGGGGGCACGCGCTCAAACAGcaggcatggcggcggcggcttcgtggGGCTCGTCGCGTGCGATTGAGTGCTAGCGTGAGCATCAATACTATcagtcgcggcggctggcgcgaAGAGAGGCACGCTGCGTTCGGGtgcggcgaggaagagcttGCTGAGGGACGCGCGCTCGCGGttgcgctcgcggcgctcccGGTGGCGAGGCGATCGCGGGTTGGCAAACGACCAGGCAAGCTTGCCAAGCTCCCACGCCTTGATCAGCAGGATGAAGACGAACAAGCTGATGGtagcgccgacggccgccacgaggtCGGGCGTCGAACGGAGGAGGCCGTCACGACGACATTGAGCCCACAAGGGGGGCCAACCCTGGAATagctcgcccagctcctcgcgcagggaGATCATGGTGTCGCGAGGCGTGCGCGAGGATAGGGCATGTCGTCGGATCGCCGCGGCTGAggcgacgttgacgacgaggtcggaCGGCTGAGACGACAAGGGTGCGGTTTAGTTGCAGGACGCACGGCCACTACCAAgtttgtacgaagtacgaacCCGGGGAACGAATGATACACGTCCGCGCCGGCATTGCTCACTCTTCCAAAGTCACGACAGGCGTCTTGTCATCGCGCTGCCGTCCTCTGTCAGTGTGCGCACAAGAAAAATTTCCTGGACAGCGCCGATAATATTGACCGCGCACCTGCCACTGAAGCCATCGTGACCCAAACAGCCAGCCAGAAAGACTGGCTCATCAGAGCATCTCCACGCCTCAACTCCTATGGCCTGGCCAGCGCCTTGCCGGCTGTGCTTGTGAAAGTGACCAAGCAAAGGCCGTCGAAAGCTTACTGTTTGATTCGAATGATTCGAATGCTGCTACACGATGCTAGCCATGGTTGTTACTCATTACATTAATGCTCGTCAATGCCAACATGTCGTGTACAGACCGATCGACATGCCCCTCCACAGGTTCTCGTTCGGTATCTGATGCCCCAAGCCGGATGTTGTCGCGCTGACACGTGAGAGAAGCACCTGGCTGCGCCCCTTACATCTCAGTTGCATCGCGAGGACCGCCCCACCATTATGAAGACATCTCGAATGTCTTCTTCACCAGCACAAGGCCCGTGGTCCTCTTGGTCACTGTGGCCCAGTTCGGCATGTACTGCTTCAACTCGTGCAGCGCAGGGATGTTGGTCACCCGATTCCCGTCGTCCCAGGCACACTTTACTGTCACCTGGAACGGGCTCCCACGTGCCCTGAGTTCCCCGTCCACGTTCCTAGACGTTTCGTTCTCGCCAGACAGACCTTGAATGGGTGCCTCCAAGGAAtgaccgctgctgctcagctGCAGCGTCACGTTCCACGTGCCTTGCCACGTTCGCCGCCAAAGCTGGAGGTTTTTGACACCGTCCCTGGGCATCGAACCGAAGCGCTCGTCTCTGGATCCACCGCCTTCGACTGAGAAGCCAAACATTGGTTCGGATAGTTCCACGTAGCATACTTTCGTGTTTAGAGCCTCGATGCGGAGACCAGCTGACTTTCCATCCGCATATTTCGTGACAGATGCGGACACTACCGCATCCAATTCCTTCCCATCTGCGGGATCTGGCGGGAGCGAGGACGCATCGTACTTGCACTCCATGAGATTCTCAACAATTGACTTTTCGCACTTGATTTCTTGGCCCGAAGCTGCTGGCAAGGACGTGATGACGGGTCGAACGAATTCCTCCAATCCAACCAGCGAGACCGTGTTTGAACCATTGTCCAGATCTACAATCTGCTGGAACCGGAGCTTGAAGCGATTATTCGTGGAAAATGGGAAGGCAACCATGTTGTATATTAGAGTGCCAGCGAAGACCAGGAGCAAGAAGAGCGGGATGTGGTGGGTGACGCGGTGTATGAATGGTGATAGGGGGATTAGTAGCAAGATGCTCAGGATACCGATTCCCATCAGAGGCGTCAGCAAGCTGCTTCCGTCAGGACCTGTCATTTGCATCGCTGTCATCTGGACGAGCCCGAGATTCCCGAGTATCACAACGTGTACCGgagcgaggagaagaagctgtAGGAACCAGGTCCATGCCGGCAGACGGCCGGACCATGACTGCTCGGATTCGTAAGGTGGGTTGCCGGGTACTGATGACGGGACGACTGGTTCCGCCGCTACAGACCTACGGTAAGTGCTGGCAAATGTCGTCGGTGTGTTGGAGCCATATCCTGGTTCGCCGGCCCTCAGAGGTGTCGTCTCGGTcgcgtcggcgccatcatctccATCCTCTGCCGGCTGATCGCGACTCGTCTCCTCATCCGCACTGTGGGGTGCATTTTGCGTGGTATTACCTTGCGCTGCATTTTGCAGCTGTTGGGCAAATTCTTGCTTTCCGGGCAGTGCCACTTGCTCCAGGAGAGATATCAGCAGGCATAAGAATACTGCCGTGTGAAGGAAGGCAGCAAAATAGAGGGCACCGATGTCCATGCGATCCTCCGCTACAGCTGCAAGGACCTGTATGACCCAAGTCAAGACGAACAGCCATATGAGGACGAAGCCGCGGTGGAGCGCACTTGGTCGCACGAAGCTGGATCCTCGCATGATCAACCAGAACGCAAAGTAGAACAAGGACATTGTCATTGCCCAGCTGGAGTATGTCAGCGAGTACGTTCAGTCCTGGACAGTCGGGGGTGCCTTACACCGCATAACCACTGCTACCGATTATGAGCGGGTTGAACTTCGCGACTAGATATACCGAGCCAACCGtcaagccggcggcgaacaCGAGCGCGAGTGGGAAACGGAAGAAGCCCCTCCACCCGCCGAGCGAGACCGAGctctcgcccgtctcggaGTCTGTTTTGATGTCCCTCGCGAAGAAGTAGTATTTGTCGTTTCGTACGAGAAGGTAGGTCACGATCAAAAGCACCAGAGGCGTGGCGACAAGAAGCGTCAAGGACCACGCAAATAGCCCTCTAAGCGGCAACGCGGCCCAGGCGTCGCCAAAAAAGTCAAACCACACGCCAGCCGTGGGCCTGCCGTTCTGAGCAAGATCCTTTCTTCCATCAGAGCGAGGGCCGTTGAATTcggtgctcgtcgtctccgagaGAGCTTTTGTTGACGCCAGAGCTGCCGAGAGCATGTGCCAAATGCTGCGTACGGACGTGTGCCGAGTGTCATCCTCTTCCGTGTGATAGCGTGCTCGGGGCTCATAAAATGCAATATCGAGTCCGCGCTGCCCGAATATACCGGCAAACACCTGATAATCAGTCCCGCTCTTGATGACACCTCGCTCAAAAGCATTGGCGGCGACAACAGACCCAAAGGGGTGCGGGCTTTGGCCATAGGCACTTGCAACCTGCAAGTCGGTTGTGCGAAAAAGCATGGCGCGTCCACCCGCACCGGCTCCTTCGAGGTTGACAAAGGTGTGGCAAAAACCGAGCAACGGGCTGTACCCGAAGGCGTTGGCGCCAAGAAGTCCATCTTCCTCAGCGTTGTTGAAGAGCAGCACGATGCCGTTCTTCGGCTGACGGTCCTCGGAAGTGAAGTAACTCAAGAGCTGGAGCAACGTCACGCAGGACATGCCATCGTCAGTGGCTCCGTAGCCTGTCGAAACCCTTAAAAGCAGTGAGCGAGCGTGTCACATGCGCCGGACGTGACTTACGAGTCAAAATGGCAGTTGACAAGAACACCACCCGAGTGCCGGGAGGCCTTGATGCCCTCTTCGGTGAGCCACCAATCGCCCTCGGGGTCATCCTTGCCGTGGATGTAAACGTATACGTTGTCTCCTTCAAAGTACTGGCCGGTTACCGAGAATCTGCCCTTGGCTGTGTACGTTACGTTGGACACGCGGTCGTCAAAGATGGTCGCACCGGGCGGTTTCCCCACGAGTTCCGTCACCCCCTCAGCAAACCTGTCTGCGGCAGACTCAAGACTGAACTTCGTCAGTCGCGATAGTCCTCGGCGTCTCGCGAAGGCAGGTGCACGAACCCATATCTCCATGTGACCCCGCCAGATGTATCCACCGTGTAGTCCAGCCCATTGCGCTCCAGGATGCTTTTCGAGCGGGCGATTATGAAGTCGCGCACGCGGTCGTTTTCGTGGCTGTTATACGGGTGATAGGTTCTCGTGATGGTCTGCAAATCGGACCACGCTTCGGAGAGGTTCAGACCCCgttcgagggcggcgtcaccGGGCGAAGGAGGGACCGTCTCGTGGACGTAGAGAAGGGGAATAATCAAGGCGAGGTAGACGACGGTGGTCCAGAACGTAACCGGGCCTGGCCCGAACGCAAAGGGATTTCGGACTGCCATGGCGGGGAACTGCCTGGCCGGCAAAGGGCGTGCAGCGACGCCAAACTGGCaacccgcggcggcggacagtGGCGCGAGAAGCGGCGCAAACCTGGCGATGGCGATTTGCGTGTGCGATAGCGGCTTTAACTAGTCATGCTGTGTAATACTGCTCCTTGGGGGTACAAAGCAG from Purpureocillium takamizusanense chromosome 3, complete sequence includes:
- a CDS encoding uncharacterized protein (COG:S~EggNog:ENOG503P826~SECRETED:SignalP(1-21~SECRETED:cutsite=TLA-DI~SECRETED:prob=0.6222)); this encodes MKFTAAAIVAFAALASAQTLADIPSCAIPCLDSSIKKNTECSTTDVSCICKSFDKIQGDATTCVIDKCGTDAALNKVLPAATALCKNGGGGGSSAPASSSAAASTSSAPASSAPASSSAPATQSGSASATGSAPATTLKPTGPSQTGNGTQPTSSSPVTAGAAGFAPVGGLAMLALGALAL
- a CDS encoding uncharacterized protein (COG:S~EggNog:ENOG503P0KT), with the translated sequence MISSIWHPSGIRSPNRRALIYFICGNPGLVGYYADFLGALHGMLDAAAAGPRTAYDIYGRNLLGFSDAEHEPFAAPGRAGGPQPWDLNGQIDAMYSDVAARSRGRDPAAAAAADCPPPPGPADNMQQAPRIPYDFVILAGHSIGSYIALEVFHRHAQTPSGGSSHLRLRHGFLLFPTIVSIGASPSGRRVQALRDVPGLAAVAPHIARLALAPWTEGALRWLIERFMGFSAHAAAVTAEWLKSRDGIRQALHLGLSELDGVREETWGEELWEVSKEDDAKGRDGAATSETTPKFFLFYGKRDHWVADHARDEFIERRRQHGKRGGATSIAVDEGGGLPHAFCTTEHNSWIVAKRVCGWVDEIERGMKV
- a CDS encoding uncharacterized protein (EggNog:ENOG503P6HD~TransMembrane:1 (o34-54i)), translated to MISLREELGELFQGWPPLWAQCRRDGLLRSTPDLVAAVGATISLFVFILLIKAWELGKLAWSFANPRSPRHRERRERNRERASLSKLFLAAPERSVPLFAPAAATDSIDAHASTQSHATSPTKPPPPCLLFERVPPEVRRHILMLAFGDRTLHMDLSFRKRHNLITKRPYEGWGIHARIYDYLAPGGREAHLLPGEGKRWRWFGCVCHRFPSPEEEEAGPALLPLGRRRNNPWNHFREPDDDRCLEGAGECNKWPGQWPGKCQIGVLGWLLACRQAYAEGVEVIYKTNTIHIRSPILLRCIQDLVPRQRLSEMTSLELVWKPKQVALRQGFTGRKGSPPFKAPLFPSLRHLRISFHTLAYGEVDEATGLEWPYESAEVLSRALHERLFPEIDGLLERIAPPSAEVLVSCSKWEWYEVIDLYLLERQGEAKTRLQRADIEGLKCWRETPKATSDDADVESLERPATRRDGYWIHMCFEDVKLDSGMDYDWHRHRLYGLREGQRYRYPYYDS
- a CDS encoding uncharacterized protein (EggNog:ENOG503NV70~COG:O~MEROPS:MER0001911~TransMembrane:8 (n3-10c15/16o205-228i259-281o293-310i322-345o351-373i480-499o519-538i550-569o)) yields the protein MSCVTLLQLLSYFTSEDRQPKNGIVLLFNNAEEDGLLGANAFGYSPLLGFCHTFVNLEGAGAGGRAMLFRTTDLQVASAYGQSPHPFGSVVAANAFERGVIKSGTDYQVFAGIFGQRGLDIAFYEPRARYHTEEDDTRHTSVRSIWHMLSAALASTKALSETTSTEFNGPRSDGRKDLAQNGRPTAGVWFDFFGDAWAALPLRGLFAWSLTLLVATPLVLLIVTYLLVRNDKYYFFARDIKTDSETGESSVSLGGWRGFFRFPLALVFAAGLTVGSVYLVAKFNPLIIGSSGYAVWAMTMSLFYFAFWLIMRGSSFVRPSALHRGFVLIWLFVLTWVIQVLAAVAEDRMDIGALYFAAFLHTAVFLCLLISLLEQVALPGKQEFAQQLQNAAQGNTTQNAPHSADEETSRDQPAEDGDDGADATETTPLRAGEPGYGSNTPTTFASTYRRSVAAEPVVPSSVPGNPPYESEQSWSGRLPAWTWFLQLLLLAPVHVVILGNLGLVQMTAMQMTGPDGSSLLTPLMGIGILSILLLIPLSPFIHRVTHHIPLFLLLVFAGTLIYNMVAFPFSTNNRFKLRFQQIVDLDNGSNTVSLVGLEEFVRPVITSLPAASGQEIKCEKSIVENLMECKYDASSLPPDPADGKELDAVVSASVTKYADGKSAGLRIEALNTKVCYVELSEPMFGFSVEGGGSRDERFGSMPRDGVKNLQLWRRTWQGTWNVTLQLSSSGHSLEAPIQGLSGENETSRNVDGELRARGSPFQVTVKCAWDDGNRVTNIPALHELKQYMPNWATVTKRTTGLVLVKKTFEMSS